One Herbaspirillum rubrisubalbicans genomic window carries:
- the dprA gene encoding DNA-processing protein DprA, giving the protein MLNHLRSEDIDQAAGLTADDPASLAAWLRLSFTEGVGPSLARRLLSTFGLPECIWQADHAALSAVVPAQVATALLRAPSTVQRERIAATLAWVQRPGQTIVTLADAAYPQSLLNIADPPLLLYLRGHPALLAAPALAVVGSRNATTQGITHAARFSEELSRAGLTIVSGLALGIDTAAHEGGLRGAGSTVAVIGTGIDLDYPRRNRALAQRIAEGGCIVSEYALGTPPLAANFPRRNRLISGLSRAVLVVEAAAQSGSLITARMAAEQGRDVFAIPGSIHAPLSKGCHQLIRQGAKLVETTQDMLDELPGWSLPQAVPMTISNDRNADDNVDPTSRLVLQAMGHDPLDADTLAQRCKLDVAKLAGILLTLELQGLVELLPGARYRRLG; this is encoded by the coding sequence ATGCTAAATCATTTACGTTCTGAGGATATCGATCAGGCTGCTGGCCTGACCGCAGACGATCCCGCCAGCCTGGCGGCGTGGTTGCGGTTGAGTTTCACCGAGGGTGTCGGTCCCTCGTTGGCGCGCCGGCTGCTGTCGACGTTCGGGCTGCCTGAATGCATCTGGCAGGCCGATCATGCTGCGCTGAGCGCGGTGGTGCCGGCGCAGGTGGCCACGGCCTTGCTGCGTGCGCCTTCGACCGTGCAGCGCGAGCGTATTGCCGCCACGCTGGCCTGGGTCCAGCGGCCGGGGCAAACCATCGTGACGCTGGCTGACGCCGCCTATCCGCAGAGCTTGCTCAATATTGCCGATCCGCCCTTGCTGTTGTATCTGCGCGGCCATCCGGCCTTGCTGGCGGCACCGGCGCTGGCCGTGGTGGGTAGCCGTAATGCGACCACACAGGGGATCACCCACGCGGCGCGTTTTTCCGAAGAGTTGAGCCGGGCAGGCTTGACCATCGTCTCCGGGCTGGCGCTGGGTATCGATACGGCGGCCCATGAAGGCGGCTTGCGTGGCGCCGGCTCGACCGTGGCGGTGATCGGTACCGGCATCGATCTGGATTATCCCCGCCGCAATCGTGCACTGGCACAGCGCATTGCCGAGGGCGGTTGCATCGTCAGTGAATATGCCTTGGGCACGCCACCCTTGGCAGCCAACTTCCCGCGCCGCAATCGGCTCATCTCGGGCCTGTCGCGCGCGGTGCTGGTGGTGGAGGCGGCGGCGCAGTCGGGCTCCTTGATTACCGCGCGCATGGCCGCTGAGCAGGGGCGCGATGTGTTTGCCATTCCGGGCTCGATCCATGCGCCGCTGTCCAAGGGATGTCATCAGTTGATCCGCCAGGGCGCCAAACTGGTGGAGACCACCCAGGACATGCTGGATGAATTGCCTGGCTGGTCGTTGCCGCAAGCTGTCCCGATGACAATATCCAACGACCGCAATGCTGATGATAATGTCGATCCGACAAGCAGGCTTGTCCTGCAGGCAATGGGTCATGATCCGCTCGATGCTGATACCTTGGCGCAGCGCTGCAAGCTCGACGTGGCCAAGCTGGCAGGAATATTGCTCACGCTGGAACTGCAGGGTTTGGTGGAACTGTTGCCCGGGGCACGCTATCGGCGCCTGGGCTGA
- a CDS encoding TlpA family protein disulfide reductase, with the protein MQAQANAAKSGLMIKLAAVLVVAAIAAFAYFKVNAGNAAPDVTFTQLDGQQVALKDLRGKVVMVNFWATSCTTCVGEMPKMIDTYNKFKDRGLDFVAVAMSYDPPNYVLNYTETRKLPFKVALDTQDKLANAFGDVKLTPTTFVIGKDGNIIKRYVGEPQFAELHQLLEKALAAA; encoded by the coding sequence ATGCAAGCACAGGCAAACGCTGCCAAGAGCGGTCTCATGATCAAGCTGGCCGCCGTCCTGGTGGTGGCCGCCATCGCCGCCTTCGCCTATTTCAAGGTCAATGCCGGCAACGCCGCACCCGACGTCACCTTCACCCAGCTCGATGGCCAGCAGGTGGCCCTGAAGGACTTGCGCGGCAAGGTGGTCATGGTCAACTTCTGGGCTACCAGTTGCACCACCTGCGTGGGCGAGATGCCCAAGATGATCGACACCTACAACAAGTTCAAGGACCGCGGCCTGGACTTCGTGGCCGTGGCCATGAGCTATGACCCGCCCAACTACGTGCTGAACTACACCGAAACCCGCAAGCTCCCCTTCAAGGTCGCGCTGGACACGCAAGACAAGCTGGCCAACGCCTTCGGCGACGTCAAGCTGACCCCGACCACCTTCGTCATCGGCAAGGATGGCAACATCATCAAGCGTTATGTCGGCGAGCCGCAGTTTGCGGAATTGCATCAATTGCTGGAGAAGGCACTGGCGGCAGCCTGA
- the def gene encoding peptide deformylase → MAQLNILRYPDPRLHKVATPVTVFDERIKKLVADMAETMYAAPGVGLAATQVDVHEQVVVIDVSDDGKHLQVFINPEILWASEEKRVYDEGCLSVPGIYDGVERPARVKVRAFDTDGKAFEVDADDLLAVCIQHEMDHLKGKVFVEYLSPLKRNRIKTKLQKEEREMKKKAG, encoded by the coding sequence ATGGCCCAGCTCAACATCCTCCGCTACCCCGATCCACGCCTGCACAAGGTGGCCACCCCCGTGACCGTCTTCGACGAGCGCATCAAGAAGCTGGTGGCCGACATGGCCGAGACCATGTATGCCGCCCCCGGCGTGGGCCTGGCCGCGACCCAGGTCGATGTGCATGAACAGGTGGTGGTGATCGACGTTTCCGATGATGGCAAGCACCTGCAAGTCTTCATCAACCCGGAAATCCTCTGGGCCAGCGAAGAAAAGCGCGTCTACGATGAAGGCTGCCTGTCGGTGCCCGGCATCTACGATGGCGTGGAACGGCCGGCGCGCGTGAAGGTGCGCGCCTTCGACACCGATGGCAAGGCCTTCGAAGTCGATGCCGATGATCTGCTGGCGGTCTGCATCCAGCACGAAATGGATCACCTGAAGGGCAAGGTCTTCGTCGAATACCTCTCGCCGTTGAAGCGCAACCGCATCAAGACCAAGTTGCAGAAGGAAGAACGCGAGATGAAAAAGAAAGCAGGCTGA
- the pyrE gene encoding orotate phosphoribosyltransferase, with protein MSNLRQEFIEFAVSAGVLRFGEFVTKAGRTSPYFFNAGLFSEGATLAQVARFYAQTLQDSGVEYDMLFGPAYKGITLASATAVALAGMGRNVPFAFNRKEAKDHGEGGTIVGAKLQGKVVIIDDVISAGTSVRESVDMIRAAGATPCAVLIALDRMERSGKDGALSELSAVQEVAREYDMPVVSIGNLNDLFDYISNGGDAGLAQYKDAVAAYRSRYGV; from the coding sequence GTGAGCAACTTGAGACAGGAATTCATCGAATTCGCGGTATCGGCCGGCGTGCTGCGCTTTGGCGAATTCGTCACCAAGGCGGGCCGTACCTCGCCTTACTTCTTCAACGCCGGCCTCTTCAGCGAAGGCGCGACCCTGGCCCAGGTGGCGCGCTTCTATGCCCAGACCCTGCAGGATTCGGGGGTGGAATATGACATGCTGTTCGGCCCCGCCTACAAGGGCATCACCCTGGCTTCGGCTACCGCCGTGGCGCTGGCCGGCATGGGCCGCAACGTGCCTTTCGCCTTCAACCGCAAGGAAGCCAAGGACCATGGCGAAGGCGGCACCATCGTCGGTGCCAAGCTGCAGGGCAAGGTCGTCATCATCGATGACGTGATCTCGGCCGGCACCTCGGTGCGCGAGTCGGTGGACATGATCCGCGCCGCCGGTGCCACCCCTTGCGCGGTGCTGATCGCACTGGACCGCATGGAGCGCTCGGGCAAGGATGGCGCGCTGTCGGAACTGTCGGCGGTGCAGGAAGTGGCCCGTGAATATGACATGCCGGTGGTCTCCATTGGCAACCTCAACGACCTCTTCGACTACATCTCCAACGGTGGCGATGCCGGCCTGGCCCAGTACAAGGATGCGGTGGCGGCCTATCGTAGTCGTTACGGCGTTTGA
- a CDS encoding MerR family transcriptional regulator: MPTYTITELAEEFAITPRAIRFYEDHGILNPKREGVGGRQRVYPARQRTRLKLTLRGKRLGFTLAEIKDLIDMYESPKDTQPQLQRFLGLLQQHREKLEQQREDLDLTLSEIAAHEEECRQLLAAAKPRSATSKNKRKICAA; this comes from the coding sequence ATGCCTACCTACACCATCACCGAACTGGCTGAAGAATTCGCCATCACCCCGCGCGCGATCCGGTTCTACGAAGACCACGGCATCCTCAATCCCAAGCGCGAAGGCGTGGGTGGGCGCCAGCGCGTCTATCCGGCGCGCCAACGCACGCGCCTGAAGCTGACGCTGCGCGGCAAGCGTCTGGGCTTCACGCTCGCCGAGATCAAGGACTTGATCGACATGTACGAGTCGCCCAAGGATACCCAGCCGCAACTGCAACGCTTCCTGGGCCTGCTGCAACAGCATCGCGAAAAACTGGAGCAGCAGCGCGAAGACCTGGATCTGACCCTCTCCGAAATCGCCGCCCACGAAGAGGAATGCCGGCAACTGCTGGCCGCTGCCAAACCCAGGAGCGCGACCAGCAAGAACAAACGCAAGATCTGCGCCGCCTGA
- a CDS encoding exodeoxyribonuclease III has product MPKIVSANLNGIRSAAKKGFFEWLQKEAPDFVCVQELKAQAADMTDEFLAPAGYVGHFHYAQKKGYSGVGVYSRRQPDSVRIGFGNTEFDDEGRYVECDYGDLTVISLYAPSGSSSEERQEAKFRFMEAFLPHLMELEKSGREVVICGDWNIAHKEIDLKNWKSNQKNSGFLPEERAWMTRIFDQLGLVDVYRRLHPETTGEAYTWWSNRGQAWANNVGWRIDYHVSTPGIAAKAVSAAIYKEQRFSDHAPLTVVYSD; this is encoded by the coding sequence ATGCCAAAAATCGTCTCCGCCAACCTCAACGGAATCCGCTCGGCCGCCAAGAAGGGCTTCTTCGAGTGGTTGCAAAAGGAAGCGCCGGACTTCGTCTGCGTGCAGGAACTGAAGGCCCAGGCAGCCGACATGACCGATGAATTCCTGGCCCCGGCCGGCTATGTCGGCCATTTCCACTATGCCCAGAAGAAGGGTTACTCGGGCGTGGGCGTCTACAGCCGCCGCCAGCCGGACTCGGTGCGCATCGGCTTTGGCAATACCGAATTCGATGACGAAGGCCGCTATGTCGAATGCGACTATGGCGACCTGACCGTGATCTCGCTCTATGCGCCTTCGGGCTCCTCCAGCGAGGAGCGCCAGGAAGCCAAGTTCCGCTTCATGGAAGCCTTCCTGCCGCACCTGATGGAACTGGAAAAGAGCGGCCGCGAAGTGGTCATCTGCGGCGACTGGAACATCGCCCACAAGGAAATCGACCTGAAGAACTGGAAGAGCAACCAGAAGAATTCGGGCTTTTTGCCGGAAGAACGCGCCTGGATGACACGCATTTTCGATCAGTTGGGCCTGGTGGATGTGTATCGCCGCCTGCATCCCGAGACCACCGGCGAAGCCTACACCTGGTGGAGCAATCGCGGCCAGGCCTGGGCCAACAACGTCGGGTGGCGTATCGATTACCACGTGTCCACGCCGGGCATTGCGGCCAAGGCGGTGAGCGCGGCGATCTACAAGGAGCAGCGTTTTTCGGATCATGCGCCGTTGACGGTGGTCTACAGCGACTAA
- a CDS encoding isovaleryl-CoA dehydrogenase has protein sequence MIHLPGLSFDHGDDIAALREAVAAFAQSEIAPRAAEIDRSDQFPMDLWKKLGELGVLGMTVGEEYGGAGLGYLAHIIAMEEISRASASVGLSYGAHSNLCVNQIKRNGNEEQKRKYLPKLISGDFIGALAMSEPNAGSDVVSMKLRADKQGDRYVLNGSKMWITNGPDADVLVVYAKTDLQAGARGMTAFLVEKGFKGFSVAQKLDKLGMRGSHTGELVFQDCEVPEENVLGGVGRGVNVLMSGLDFERSVLSGGPLGIMQACMDVVVPYVHQRQQFGQAIGEFQLMQGKLADMYSTMMACKAYVYAVGQACDRADNTDKVRALRKDAASAILYSAEKATWMAGEAIQALGGNGYINEYPVGRLWRDAKLYEIGAGTSEIRRMLIGRELFADTL, from the coding sequence ATGATCCACCTGCCCGGCCTCAGTTTCGATCACGGCGACGACATCGCTGCCCTGCGTGAAGCGGTCGCGGCCTTCGCCCAGAGCGAGATCGCCCCACGCGCCGCCGAGATCGACCGCAGCGACCAGTTCCCCATGGACCTGTGGAAAAAACTGGGTGAACTGGGCGTGCTGGGCATGACCGTCGGCGAAGAATACGGCGGTGCCGGGCTGGGCTACCTGGCCCACATCATCGCCATGGAAGAAATCTCGCGCGCCTCGGCCTCGGTGGGCTTGTCCTACGGCGCCCACTCCAACCTGTGCGTGAACCAGATCAAGCGCAACGGCAACGAAGAACAGAAGCGCAAGTACCTGCCCAAGCTGATCTCGGGCGACTTCATCGGTGCGCTGGCCATGTCCGAACCCAATGCAGGCTCGGATGTGGTGAGCATGAAACTGCGCGCCGACAAGCAGGGCGACCGCTATGTGCTCAACGGCAGCAAGATGTGGATCACCAATGGCCCCGATGCGGACGTGCTGGTGGTCTATGCCAAGACCGATCTGCAAGCCGGCGCGCGCGGCATGACGGCGTTTCTGGTCGAGAAGGGTTTCAAAGGCTTCTCGGTGGCGCAAAAGCTGGACAAGCTGGGAATGCGCGGCTCCCATACGGGCGAACTGGTGTTCCAGGATTGCGAGGTACCAGAAGAGAACGTGCTGGGCGGTGTCGGCCGTGGCGTCAATGTCTTGATGTCGGGTCTGGACTTCGAACGCAGCGTACTCTCCGGTGGACCGCTGGGCATCATGCAAGCCTGCATGGACGTGGTGGTTCCCTATGTACACCAACGCCAGCAGTTCGGCCAGGCCATCGGTGAATTCCAGCTCATGCAAGGCAAGCTGGCCGACATGTACAGCACCATGATGGCCTGCAAGGCCTATGTCTACGCCGTGGGCCAGGCCTGCGACCGCGCCGATAACACTGACAAGGTGCGCGCCCTGCGCAAGGATGCCGCCAGCGCCATCCTCTACTCGGCCGAGAAAGCCACCTGGATGGCCGGTGAAGCGATCCAGGCGCTGGGTGGCAATGGCTACATCAATGAATACCCGGTCGGCCGCCTGTGGCGCGATGCCAAGCTCTATGAAATCGGCGCCGGCACCAGCGAGATCCGCCGTATGCTGATCGGCCGCGAACTGTTTGCCGATACGCTGTAA
- a CDS encoding BON domain-containing protein, with protein MNDARSLLTRLRRPLAAVALGGMVALSLQGCFAVLAGGALATTFAATDRRTLGAQTEDKAIVVKGEARIPEVVAAGSHVNVTAFNRKVLLSGEVPDEASKAAAEREVKAIQNVETVYNELEVGPSSSFGSRSTDALITSKVLASLVDDKALYASAFKVTTERGIVYMMGRVTPREGQRAAQIASGVSDVNKVVTLFEYITEDQLKEYQRKPASENKATS; from the coding sequence ATGAATGATGCACGATCGCTGTTGACCCGCCTGCGCCGCCCACTGGCGGCGGTGGCACTGGGTGGCATGGTGGCCTTGAGCCTGCAGGGCTGCTTTGCCGTGTTGGCCGGCGGTGCGCTGGCCACCACCTTTGCCGCCACCGACCGCCGCACCCTGGGCGCACAGACGGAAGACAAAGCGATCGTGGTCAAGGGCGAAGCCCGCATTCCCGAAGTGGTGGCCGCCGGCTCCCACGTCAACGTGACCGCCTTCAACCGCAAGGTGCTGCTGTCGGGTGAAGTGCCTGACGAAGCCTCCAAGGCCGCCGCCGAGCGCGAGGTCAAGGCCATCCAGAACGTCGAGACGGTGTACAACGAACTGGAAGTGGGCCCCTCTTCCAGCTTCGGTTCGCGTTCCACCGATGCCTTGATCACCAGCAAGGTGCTGGCCAGCCTGGTGGACGACAAGGCACTCTACGCCAGCGCCTTCAAGGTCACCACCGAGCGTGGCATCGTCTACATGATGGGCCGCGTGACCCCGCGTGAAGGTCAGCGCGCAGCGCAGATCGCCAGCGGTGTCTCGGATGTGAACAAGGTCGTGACCCTGTTCGAGTACATCACCGAAGACCAACTCAAGGAATACCAACGCAAGCCGGCCAGCGAGAACAAGGCCACCAGTTGA
- a CDS encoding DNA topoisomerase III, whose product MSKTLIIAEKPSVANDIAKTLGGFTKHDEYFESDEYILSSAVGHLLEIAVPEEYDVKRGKWSFTHLPMIPPHFALNPIAKTESRLKVLSKLIKRKDVTTLINACDAGREGELIFRLIAQYTKAKQPVKRLWLQSMTPGAIREGFAHLRDDEEMLPLANAARCRSEADWLIGINGTRAMTAFNSKEGGFYLTTVGRVQTPTLSIVVEREEKIKKFVPRDYWEVHAEFVCAAGIYKGRWLDKGHKKDEADPEKRPERLWSKAAADSIVAACRDKPGSVTEESKPTTQMSPGLFDLTSLQREANSRFGFSAKNTLGLAQALYEKHKVLTYPRTDSRHLPEDYINTVKDTLEALAENNNYHQFSKQILKQGWVKPNKRIFDNTKISDHFAIIPTTQVPKNLSEPEQKLYDLVTRRFMAVFFPPAEFQVTTRFTEVSGHQFKSEGKVMINPGWLAIYGKQVEEDDKDKEGGGNLVAVAPGEKVKTDKVTANGLVTKPPARYTEATLLSAMEGAGKLVDSDELREAMAGKGLGTPATRAAIIEGLLNEKYLLREGREMMPTAKAFQLMTLLHGLGVDELTEPELTGEWEHKLAQMERGKISRDEFMREIAQMTQIIVKRAKEYDNDTIPGDYATLKTPCPNCGGVVKENYRRFACTKCEFSMSKVPGGRQFEIAEVEELLQNRTIGPLQGFRSKMGRPFAAILKISRDEEIKNFKLEFDFGQDQAEGEGGEPVDFSEQTPLGACPKCGSGVYEMGLAYVCEKTVAKPKACDFRSSRIILQQEILPEQMAKLLNDGKTDLLPGFISQRTRRPFKAFLVRGKDGKISFEFEERKAKAPAKGKAAAADADDGADEAVAKPAAKKTATKTAAKTTATKTKAAAAKKPALRKATPKKAAAPDA is encoded by the coding sequence ATGAGCAAGACCCTCATCATTGCCGAGAAGCCCTCTGTCGCCAACGACATCGCCAAGACGCTCGGCGGCTTCACCAAGCACGATGAGTATTTCGAATCCGACGAGTACATCCTGTCCTCGGCTGTCGGTCACCTGCTGGAAATCGCAGTCCCCGAGGAATACGACGTCAAGCGCGGCAAGTGGAGTTTTACCCACCTGCCGATGATTCCGCCGCACTTCGCGCTCAATCCGATTGCCAAGACCGAGTCGCGCCTGAAGGTGCTCTCCAAGCTCATCAAGCGCAAGGATGTGACCACCCTCATCAACGCCTGTGACGCGGGCCGCGAAGGTGAACTGATCTTCCGCCTGATCGCGCAATACACCAAGGCCAAGCAGCCGGTGAAGCGCTTGTGGCTGCAATCGATGACGCCCGGCGCCATCCGCGAGGGCTTCGCCCATCTGCGCGATGATGAAGAAATGCTCCCGCTGGCCAATGCCGCGCGCTGCCGCAGCGAAGCCGACTGGCTGATCGGCATCAACGGCACCCGCGCCATGACCGCCTTCAATTCCAAGGAAGGCGGCTTCTACCTGACCACCGTGGGCCGCGTGCAGACGCCGACCCTGTCCATCGTGGTGGAGCGTGAAGAGAAGATCAAGAAGTTCGTCCCGCGCGACTACTGGGAAGTGCACGCCGAATTCGTCTGCGCGGCCGGCATCTACAAGGGCCGCTGGCTGGACAAGGGCCACAAGAAGGATGAAGCCGATCCCGAGAAGCGCCCCGAGCGCCTCTGGAGCAAAGCTGCTGCGGACTCCATCGTGGCCGCTTGCCGCGACAAGCCGGGCAGCGTCACCGAGGAATCCAAGCCGACCACGCAGATGTCGCCGGGCCTGTTCGACCTGACCAGCCTGCAGCGCGAGGCCAACTCGCGCTTTGGTTTCTCGGCCAAGAACACCCTGGGCCTGGCCCAGGCGCTGTATGAAAAGCACAAGGTGCTGACCTATCCGCGTACCGATTCGCGCCACCTGCCCGAGGACTACATCAACACGGTCAAGGACACCCTGGAGGCGCTGGCGGAGAACAACAACTACCACCAGTTCTCCAAGCAGATCTTGAAGCAAGGCTGGGTCAAGCCCAACAAGCGCATCTTCGACAACACCAAGATCAGCGACCACTTCGCCATCATCCCGACCACCCAGGTGCCCAAGAACCTGTCGGAGCCGGAACAGAAGCTCTACGACCTGGTGACGCGCCGCTTCATGGCGGTGTTCTTCCCGCCAGCCGAGTTCCAGGTGACCACCCGCTTCACGGAAGTGTCGGGCCACCAGTTCAAGAGCGAAGGCAAGGTCATGATCAACCCCGGCTGGCTGGCCATCTACGGCAAGCAGGTCGAGGAAGACGACAAGGACAAGGAAGGCGGCGGCAACCTGGTGGCCGTGGCCCCCGGCGAGAAGGTCAAGACCGACAAGGTCACCGCCAACGGCCTGGTCACCAAGCCGCCCGCCCGCTACACCGAAGCCACGCTGCTGTCGGCCATGGAAGGCGCGGGCAAGCTGGTGGATTCGGATGAACTGCGCGAAGCCATGGCCGGCAAGGGCCTGGGCACGCCGGCTACGCGTGCGGCCATCATCGAAGGCCTGCTGAACGAAAAGTACCTGCTGCGCGAAGGCCGCGAAATGATGCCCACCGCCAAGGCCTTCCAGCTGATGACGTTGCTGCATGGCCTGGGCGTGGACGAACTGACCGAACCCGAACTGACCGGCGAGTGGGAACACAAGCTGGCCCAGATGGAGCGCGGCAAGATCAGCCGTGACGAGTTCATGCGCGAGATCGCGCAGATGACCCAGATCATCGTCAAGCGCGCCAAGGAATACGACAACGACACCATCCCCGGCGACTACGCGACGCTGAAGACGCCTTGCCCCAACTGCGGTGGCGTGGTGAAGGAAAATTACCGTCGCTTCGCCTGCACCAAGTGTGAATTCTCGATGAGCAAGGTGCCGGGTGGTCGCCAGTTCGAGATCGCCGAAGTGGAAGAACTGCTGCAGAACCGCACCATCGGCCCGCTGCAAGGCTTCCGCTCCAAGATGGGCCGTCCGTTCGCGGCCATCCTGAAGATTTCGCGCGACGAAGAGATCAAGAACTTCAAGCTGGAATTCGACTTCGGCCAGGATCAGGCCGAAGGCGAAGGCGGCGAGCCGGTGGACTTCAGCGAGCAGACCCCGCTGGGCGCCTGCCCCAAGTGCGGCAGCGGCGTCTACGAAATGGGCCTGGCCTATGTGTGCGAAAAGACCGTGGCCAAGCCCAAGGCCTGCGACTTCCGCAGCAGCCGCATCATCCTGCAGCAGGAGATCCTGCCGGAGCAGATGGCCAAGCTCCTGAACGATGGCAAGACCGACCTGCTGCCGGGCTTCATCTCGCAGCGCACGCGCCGGCCCTTCAAGGCCTTCCTGGTACGTGGCAAGGATGGCAAGATCAGCTTCGAGTTCGAGGAACGCAAGGCCAAGGCGCCCGCCAAGGGCAAGGCGGCAGCAGCGGATGCCGATGACGGTGCCGACGAGGCAGTTGCCAAGCCGGCCGCCAAGAAGACGGCGACCAAGACGGCGGCCAAGACCACCGCCACCAAGACCAAGGCGGCAGCAGCCAAGAAGCCGGCCTTGCGCAAGGCGACGCCGAAGAAAGCAGCGGCTCCCGACGCCTGA
- a CDS encoding MBL fold metallo-hydrolase, translating to MNALESQLDYAFGDTMPDPGRTLQVAPGVRWLRMGLPFALNHINLWLLEDEVETEQGRQRGWTVVDCGIATEETRQAWESIFVEELDGLPILRVLVTHCHPDHVGLADWLCQRWQAPLWMSTGDYAFARVMSAALPGAEGTAATPHFQRHGLADPDTIATLQGRNTYYQDLVPAVPRAYHRMQDGHAVHIGGRDWEVITGFGHSPEHVSLYCRPLNVLISGDMVLPRISTNVSVFAIEPESNPVQQYLDSLQKYGHLPADTLVLPSHGKPFRGLHTRIAQLNEHHRLRLGEVLEACATPQTGVDILPVMFKRPLDTHQLSFALGEAVAHLHKLWYDGAVKRRLGEDGVYRFVAV from the coding sequence ATGAATGCCCTTGAATCCCAGCTCGATTACGCCTTCGGCGATACCATGCCGGACCCCGGCCGCACCCTGCAGGTCGCGCCCGGCGTGCGCTGGCTGCGCATGGGGCTGCCCTTTGCGCTGAACCATATCAACCTGTGGCTGCTGGAAGATGAGGTAGAGACTGAGCAAGGCCGCCAGCGCGGCTGGACCGTGGTCGATTGCGGCATCGCCACCGAAGAGACCCGTCAGGCCTGGGAGAGCATCTTTGTCGAAGAACTCGATGGCCTGCCCATCCTGCGCGTGCTGGTCACGCACTGCCACCCGGATCACGTGGGCCTGGCCGACTGGCTGTGCCAGCGCTGGCAGGCGCCGTTGTGGATGAGTACCGGTGACTATGCGTTCGCTCGCGTGATGTCGGCGGCCCTGCCCGGCGCCGAAGGCACGGCGGCCACGCCGCACTTCCAGCGCCACGGGCTGGCCGATCCCGATACCATCGCCACGCTGCAAGGACGCAATACCTATTACCAGGACCTGGTGCCGGCGGTGCCACGCGCCTATCACCGGATGCAGGATGGTCATGCGGTGCATATCGGTGGACGCGACTGGGAGGTCATCACCGGCTTCGGCCATTCGCCGGAGCATGTGTCGCTGTATTGCCGGCCATTGAATGTGCTGATCTCGGGCGACATGGTGTTGCCGCGCATCTCTACCAATGTGTCGGTGTTCGCCATCGAGCCCGAGAGCAATCCGGTGCAGCAGTACCTGGATTCATTGCAGAAGTATGGCCACCTGCCGGCCGATACATTGGTGTTGCCGTCGCATGGCAAGCCGTTCCGTGGCTTGCATACGCGCATCGCGCAATTGAACGAGCATCATCGCCTGCGCCTGGGCGAAGTGCTGGAGGCCTGCGCCACGCCGCAGACCGGCGTGGATATCCTGCCGGTGATGTTCAAGCGACCGCTCGATACGCACCAGTTGTCCTTTGCGCTGGGCGAGGCGGTGGCGCATCTGCACAAGCTCTGGTACGACGGCGCGGTAAAGCGTAGGCTGGGTGAGGATGGGGTGTATCGCTTCGTGGCCGTGTAA
- a CDS encoding DUF494 family protein → MFDVLVYLYETYYRPDACPEPEALVKKLSAIGFEEDEISQALGWLTDLEVANHEFADNYPRQTAFSFGTRIYARQESDVLGVEAIGFIQFLESAKMLDPIQREIVIERALAAGEAPITLEKLKVIVLMVLWSQGKEPDGLMFEELFLDEDDTEPRLLH, encoded by the coding sequence ATGTTTGATGTCCTCGTTTACCTGTACGAAACCTACTATCGCCCTGATGCCTGCCCCGAACCCGAGGCGCTCGTCAAGAAGCTGTCCGCGATTGGTTTCGAAGAAGATGAAATCTCCCAGGCACTCGGATGGCTGACCGATCTTGAAGTCGCCAATCATGAGTTCGCCGACAACTATCCCCGACAGACCGCCTTCTCCTTCGGCACCCGTATCTACGCGCGCCAGGAAAGCGATGTGCTGGGTGTGGAAGCCATCGGTTTCATCCAGTTCCTGGAATCGGCCAAGATGCTCGACCCGATCCAGCGCGAGATCGTCATCGAACGCGCCCTGGCTGCCGGCGAAGCCCCCATTACCCTGGAAAAGCTCAAGGTCATCGTGCTGATGGTCTTGTGGAGCCAGGGCAAGGAACCTGACGGTCTGATGTTCGAGGAATTGTTCCTCGACGAAGACGACACCGAGCCGCGCCTGTTGCACTGA